A genomic region of Oncorhynchus mykiss isolate Arlee chromosome 16, USDA_OmykA_1.1, whole genome shotgun sequence contains the following coding sequences:
- the LOC110492342 gene encoding charged multivesicular body protein 4b isoform X2, producing MSVFGKLFGGGGKGGKGPSAQEAIQKLRETEEMLTKKQEFLEKKIDQELITAKKNGTKNKRAALQALKRKKRYEKQLTQIDGTLSTIEFQREALENANTNTEVLKNMGFAAKAMKAAHENMDIDKVDDLMQDITEQQELAQEISDAISKPVGFGDEFDEDELLAELDELEQEELDKNLLEIGGTENVPLPNVPSTSLPSRPAKKEDEDEHAMEDLQRWAMEAN from the exons ATGTCCGTGTTTGGAAAGCTGTTCGGCGGTGGGGGCAAAGGAGGTAAAGGGCCAAGTGCACAAGAGGCGATTCAGAAGCTCAGAGAGACCGAGGAAATGTTAACGAAGAAACAGGAATTTCTAGAGAAAAAGATTGACCAGGAACTCATTACTGCGAAGAAAAACGGAACTAAAAACAAACGGG CGGCCCTGCAGGCCTTGAAAAGGAAGAAGCGGTATGAGAAGCAGCTTACCCAGATTGATGGCACATTGTCCACCATCGAGTTCCAGAGAGAGGCGCTGGAAAATGCCAACACCAACACTGAAGTGCTCAAGAACATGGGCTTTGCTGCCAAGGCAATGAAGGCTGCCCATGAAAACAT GGACATAGACAAAGTAGATGACTTGATGCAAGACATCACTGAGCAGCAGGAGCTAGCGCAAGAGATCTCAGATGCCATCTCGAAACCTGTAGGCTTTGGAGATGAGTTTGATGAG GATGAACTCCTAGCAGAGTTGGATGAGCTGGAACAAGAGGAATTGGACAAAAACTTGCTGGAGATTGGCGGGACAGAAAATGTCCCTCTACCCAATGTGCCTTCTACTTCATTACCCTCAAGACCTG CCAAgaaggaggatgaagatgagcATGCCATGGAGGACTTACAGCGCTGGGCGATGGAGGCTAACTAG
- the LOC110492342 gene encoding charged multivesicular body protein 4b isoform X1: protein MSVFGKLFGGGGKGGKGPSAQEAIQKLRETEEMLTKKQEFLEKKIDQELITAKKNGTKNKRAALQALKRKKRYEKQLTQIDGTLSTIEFQREALENANTNTEVLKNMGFAAKAMKAAHENMDIDKVDDLMQDITEQQELAQEISDAISKPVGFGDEFDEDELLAELDELEQEELDKNLLEIGGTENVPLPNVPSTSLPSRPVFSAKKEDEDEHAMEDLQRWAMEAN from the exons ATGTCCGTGTTTGGAAAGCTGTTCGGCGGTGGGGGCAAAGGAGGTAAAGGGCCAAGTGCACAAGAGGCGATTCAGAAGCTCAGAGAGACCGAGGAAATGTTAACGAAGAAACAGGAATTTCTAGAGAAAAAGATTGACCAGGAACTCATTACTGCGAAGAAAAACGGAACTAAAAACAAACGGG CGGCCCTGCAGGCCTTGAAAAGGAAGAAGCGGTATGAGAAGCAGCTTACCCAGATTGATGGCACATTGTCCACCATCGAGTTCCAGAGAGAGGCGCTGGAAAATGCCAACACCAACACTGAAGTGCTCAAGAACATGGGCTTTGCTGCCAAGGCAATGAAGGCTGCCCATGAAAACAT GGACATAGACAAAGTAGATGACTTGATGCAAGACATCACTGAGCAGCAGGAGCTAGCGCAAGAGATCTCAGATGCCATCTCGAAACCTGTAGGCTTTGGAGATGAGTTTGATGAG GATGAACTCCTAGCAGAGTTGGATGAGCTGGAACAAGAGGAATTGGACAAAAACTTGCTGGAGATTGGCGGGACAGAAAATGTCCCTCTACCCAATGTGCCTTCTACTTCATTACCCTCAAGACCTG tatttTCAGCCAAgaaggaggatgaagatgagcATGCCATGGAGGACTTACAGCGCTGGGCGATGGAGGCTAACTAG